The Rhodoligotrophos appendicifer sequence GGGCTTCTCTCGGTCGCCCTCAACTGTTGAAACGTTAGCGGTTAGCCGGTTGCTTTCCAACCCCTTTTTTAGCCGCACCTCAACTCGTTCAAGCGAGTTGCATGCTTACCACACGCACCAGACCGGCCAGATCCCGGGCCTGCGGAGCAACTTCAGGATGTGCTGAAAATCCGCACAATCCGCAAAGCTCCGAAACGGCATCTGCCTGCCCATCGCCTGTTTCCAGCAACACCCACCCCCCGGGGTTCAGGAGATCTCTGGCTGAGGGGACGAGATGCCGATAGGCGTCCAGGCCATCGAGGCCACCGTCAAGAGCCAACAAGGGATCATGGCACCGGACCTCGGGGCTCAACGTCGCGATGTCGTTGGTCGGTATATAGGGTGGATTGGAGAGGATTACATCCATGCGACACGACAAGGTGTCCATCCAGTTGCACTGCACCAGGGACAGCCGCTCGCCCACCCCAAGCCTTTCCGCATTGGCGCGCGCCATCATCAGCGCGTCGAACTCCAGGTCCGTGGCGACGCCGGAGGCATGCGGCAGTTCAGCGAGCAGAGTGATGATGATGGCTCCGCTCCCCGTGCCCACATCGAGAAGGCGCAAGGATTTGTCCCGCCAGCCCATGACATCGACGATCGCAAGGCATTGGTCGATCAGCGTCTCGGTATCGGGCCGGGGATCCAACGTGGCCGCCGAAAGGGCGAACTTCCGTCCGTAAAATTCCCGAGCGCCGAGAATTCTTGAAACGGGCTCACCCGCCAGCCGCCGGTCGATCAGCCCCTCGAGTCGCTCGATGTCTTCCTGAGAAACGATGCGATCAGGATCGGCAATGAAGGCTTCGTGCGAGACGCCGGTTGCCGCGAGGAGCAGGAGCCGGGCATCGAGGTCGGGCGTCCCATTGGCGCTCGCACGAAGCCGATCCCGACTTCGACGCAACAAATGTCCGAGCGATATGTCGCAGTCGACCCTATGCGCCATCACCTTCGGCCTCTGCCAGAAGCCCGGCCTGATGCTCGGTCACCAGCGCCTGGATGAGCTCACCCAGCGCGTCGCCGCGGATCACCTGATCGAGCTTGTAGAGGGTCAGATTGATGCGATGGTCGGTCACCCTTCCCTGCGGAAAATTATAGGTGCGGATGCGCTCGGACCGATCGCCGGAGCCGACTTGCCCGCGACGGGCCGCCGAGCGCGCCGAATCAAGCCGTTCGCGCTCAAGATCATACAAACGCGCCCGCAGGACCTTCAGCGCCTTCGCCTTGTTTTTGTGCTGGGATTTCTCATCCTGCTGCGTGACGACGACGCCGGTCGGCAGATGGGTGATGCGCACGGCGCTGTCCGTCGTGTTGACGGACTGGCCACCGGGCCCGCTCGAGCGATAGACATCGATGCGCAGATCCTTTTCATCGATGGCGATGTCGACCTCTTCGGCTTCGGGAAGCACGGCCACCGTCGCGGCGGACGTATGAATGCGCCCCTGGTTCTCCGTCTCCGGGACGCGCTGCACCCGATGCACACCGGACTCGAATTTGAGGTCGGCAAACACGCCGCGGCCGGCGATCGTGGCGATGACTTCCTTATAGCCGCCCATTTCCGCCTCGCTCGCCGTCAGGACCTCCACGGTCCAGCCCTTTAGCGAGGCATAGCGCTGATACATGCGGAAGAGATCGCCGGCGAACAAAGCAGCCTCGTCACCACCGGTCCCGGCCCGAACTTCGAGGATGACGTTCCGCTCGTCCGCCGCATCCTTCGGGATCAGCAGCAGCTTGACCGAGCGTTCGAGGGCCTCCAGCCGCTGGGCGAGTTCCGCCCGCTCCTCCTCCGCCATCGACTTGAGCTCCCGGTCGGTGTCGGGAGCCTCGATCAGCTTGGCGAGCTCGTCATTCTCGGTCATGGCACGCCGCAGGGCCTCTGCAGCCTGGGCGACAGGCTCGAGTTCCGCATATTCTTTGGACAGCTTGACGAACTGGCTTGCCTCGGGGCCGCCAGACAGCTCCGCCTCGATGGTCCGGAACCGGTCGAGCATCCGGTCGAGCTTGTCGCTTTTCAACATGAGTTAAAAACCATAAGGGACCGCTGACGGGTCACCGCCAACGATCCTCAGCTTTTTCGTTCGCTGCGTTCTAAAGCAAAACGCGCTGCCGGGTCAGCTTTTCTTGTTCAGGGCAGCGAGATCCAGTGAGCGACCCACGAGGATCTCGCCCGGAGCGCCGAGAGTGCCGCTCTCTTTGCCGTCCACGATATAGGTCAGGGCACCGCCGTCGCGAGCGATGACGACCAGATCATTTCGGTTGGGCACCCGGTAGGCGTCGCCCACCATCATCGTCTTCGTCAGCACCACATTGCCCTGACGATCCTCGATGCGCACCCAGACCGGCGCATTGGCTTTCAGAACCAAGCGGGAATTGTCGTTCTCCGTTCCGAAGACACGGCTCTGCTGGTCTTTGCTGGCGGAAGGCTTCGACACCGGCTCGGTCGCTACGGTCCCCGAAACATTCTGCTGGATGAATTCTGTCAGCCCGCCGAGCTCATCATCCCCCGCGGGTGTGCCCCCGGCCGGAGCGGCATCCTGAGACGTGAGATTGTCAGCCGCCGGCTCCATTTGAGGAGCTGTCTCGGTGGCCGCCGTATCGTCGGCACCGCTATTCACGCTCGCCGTAGTGATAGGGTCGCCGACCTCGACAGGAGTGCCATCCGCCCGCACGACGGGCAGGGACCCGGAGGAGCCGCCTGTCAGTCCCGGAATAATGATCCACGCCGCACCGCCGAAGATGCCTGTCGCCACGAAAACGGCCAAGAGCACGCCCATCGTACTGGATCGAAGTGTGCCGATCCCTGGAAAGGCCACCACTTTGCCGGTGCTGCGCAAAGCACGCTCGGCCGGGCTGTGGATCCGGATGCGATCCAGCACCGTGACGTAATGCTGTGCCAAGGGTGCGGGTTCGAAGCCCAGGAATGACGCATAAGTCGTCAGATACCGCAGGGCATCGTCGGGATCTGGAAACGCAATGAGGTCACCGTCCTCGATTGCAGCAAGATAGCGGCGATTGATCCGCGTCGCGAGAGCTGCATCTTCAAGCGAGCAGTTGAAACGCTCGCGTTCGCGGCGCAGGAACCAACCGACTTCGGCAGCCGGATTGCTCTTGTCGGGTCGACGTGCCGGCGAAGTTTTCCGTTCGGTCGTCGGGTGGGATTGATTGATCGAGTCCATGGATCCCGGTCTCGCCTGTACTGCCAGCGGATAGTCAGGCGGCAAATCCGGGGTCACCCCGTCATCACGCCCAACTCATGCGTGAAAGATGACCGAGAAAGGTAAGCAATTGATAAACAGCGTTAACCGTAACCCCTAAAATACCACCTTAAACGGGAATTTCATTGTCCCGGGCGAATTTCATCATATAGGGCCGCAGGCTGTGCTCGGGCAGTTCCAGCAAGGGGATCAGGTATTCGGCCAGTTTGTCGGCCCTCAGCTTGAGGATCATCTCCTTGACCGGACCCACGGCAGCAGGCGCCATCGAAATGGACCGCAAGCCCAGTCCGATCAGCGTCATCGCCTCGATCGGCCGCCCCGCCATTTCGCCGCAGAGATTGACCGGCACCCCATAAGTGATCCCCGCACGGACGATATCGCGAATGATCGAGAGGGGTGCAGGGCTCAGCGGATCGTAACGACCGGCCAGCCGGGGATGGCCACGGTCGCTCGCAAACAGAAACTGCACCAGATCGTTCGATCCGATCGAGACGAAATCCACCAGCTCCATCAAACGGTCGAGTTGCCAGACCAGGGCAGGGACTTCGATCATGGTCCCGGCGCGAACCACTTTCGGCAGCTCGTATCCTTTGCCGGCGAGATAATCATATTGCTCGTCGAGAAGCTCCCGCGCGCGGCGGAACTCGTCGACCTCGGCCACCATGGGAAACATCACGGCCAATTCCCGGCCGCCGGCGGCCTTCAGCAGCGCACGCAGCTGCAGCTTCATCAACGCCGGGCGGTCGAGAGCCATGCGGATGGCGCGCCACCCCAATGCCGGGTTTTCCTCTTTGGCCTGACGGAGATACGGAAGGACCTTGTCGGCGCCGATGTCGAGTGAGCGGAAAACGACCGGCTTGCCGCTGGCGGCATCGAGAACGCCTCGATAATGCGCCACCTGCTCGTCCATGCGCGGAAACGAGGAGGAGATCATGAACTGCAGCTCGGTGCGGAACAGCCCGATGCCGTCGGCTCCCGACTCGACCAGATGCGGAAGGTCGACCAGCAGCCCCGCATTGATGGACATCGTGATGCGGACGCCGTCCGCCGTGACCGGAGCGATATCCCGCGATGCGGCATATTGTTCCTGGCGCTTCGCATAGAAGCGCACTTTTTCGGCATAGGCCTGCTCGATGTCGCCGGAAGGCCTGACATGCACTTCGCCGCCGCCGCCGTCGACGATGATGGCATCGCCGGTGTCGACGACATCGATGACGCCCGCAGCTTGGCCGACCAAAGGAATTCCAAGGGCGCGCGCGACAATCGCCACATGGCTGGTCAGACCGCCCTCCTCCAGGACGACGCCGCGCAGTTTTAGCCGGTCGTAATCGAGAAGCTCAGCGGGTCCCATCGTCCGCGCCACCAGGATTGCGTCCTTCGGCAGATCACCGGAGGCAGCAGTGCGCGATTGTCCCGTCAGAACCCGGAGCAGCCGGTTGGCCAGATCGTCGAAATCATGCAGCCGATCCCGGAGATAGGGATCCTTCTGCCGCAGCATCCGGGCGCGGTTGTCGCTATGGACGCGCTCGACGGCGGCTTCCGCCGTAAGCCCCGTACGCACCGCCTCCTGCATCCGGTTGAGCCAGCCGCGATCATGGGCGAACATCCGATAGGTTTCGAGCACATCGCGGTGATCGCCTCGCGGAGCCTCGAGGCCCTGAACCATCGCATCGATCGAATGCTGCAGTTCGGCGATCGAGGTATTGAGGCGAAGCATCTCAGCCGGGATGTCTTCGGCGATGAGATTGGTGACGATGACGCGGGGTTCATGCAGGACCGCGTGGCCCAGTGCGATGCCGTCCGCCAGGGCCTCTCCCTTGATGTGATGGGACCTCACATGCGCGACGTCGACCTCGACATCGGCTGCGATATTCTCCAGCTCGCCCGAAGCAATCACTTCGGCCAATACCATCGCCGTGATCTGCAAGGCCTCCTCCTCATCCTCGCTATAGAGGCGAGAGGTGCGATTCTGGACGACGAGGACGCCCAAAGTGAGGCCGGCGCGAAGCAGGGGAACGCCAAGGAAGGATTTGTAGATTTCTTCGCCGGTTTCCGGGAGATATTTGAACGCGGGGTGAGTGTGGGCGTCTTGCAGGTTGAGTGACTCAGCCTGGGCGGCGATGGTGCCGACGAGGCCTTCGCCGATCCGCAGTTTGCTCTGGTGAACGGCAGTCGGGTTCAATCCCTCGGTCGCATAGAGTTCAAGGACTCCGCCCGGCCGCATGACATAGATCGAGCAGACCTCCGCGACCATGTTGGAGGCAATCAGAGCGGCAATCTTGTCGAGCCGCTTCTGCGCAGCTTCCGGCTCCGCCATAACCTCGCGCAGCCGCCTGAGCAGAATACGCGGGCCAGCTGCGGATACTGGCATCAGGGTGCATCCCCTCCGCTGATGTCTGCGGCCGGTTTAATGGGCGTCGTCCATCGTTCGATCCGGGCTCTCATGCCAGCCACAGTCACTCCCCGTCCAGGTCGTAAGTCGTATGCAGCGTGCGTACGGCCAGCTCAGTATAGGCCGCATCGATCAAAACGCTGACCTTGATCTCAGAGGTCGTAATGGCCTGAATGTTGATGCTCTTTTCAGCCAACGCCTTGAACATGTCGGCGGCGACTCCCGCATGGCTCCGCATGCCGACGCCGATGACCGAGATCTTCGCCACGTCCTGGGACGAGCGGATCCTCTCATAGCCGATCATGTCCTTGGATTCGTCGATCGCCTTCAGGGCGCGGTCGAGATCCTTCTGGGGCACGGTGAAGGTCACGTCCGTCAGCCCGTCTTCGGACACATTCTGAACGATCATGTCGACGCTGATGCCCCGATCCGCCAGGGGACCGAAAATGGCAGCGGAGACGCCAGGCCGGTCGGGGACCCGCACCACGGTCACTTTGCCCTCATCCCGGGAATAGGCGATGCCGGTGACGACTTGCTGTTCCACTATGTCTTCCTCATCGCAAACGAGGGTGCCTGGCCCGCCGCCATCGCTGGTGTTCTGGTTCGGCGAGTCCGGCGCCTCGAAGCTTGATCGCACTTGCAGGGGCACGCGATAGACCATCGCCAATTCGACGGATCGCGTCTGTAGGACCTTCGCCCCGAGCGAAGCCATTTCGAGCATCTCTTCGTAAGAGATCCTAGCGATCTTCTGCGCCTTGGCAACGATCCGAGGATCCGTCGTGTAGACGCCGTCGACATCCGTATAGATATCGCATCGCGCATTCAATGCAGCCGCCAGAGCGACCGCACTCGTGTCGGAGCCGCCGCGTCCCAGTGTCGTGATCCGCCCATCGGTGCTGATCCCCTGGAAGCCGGCCATGACGGCAACCTGGCCTTGGGCAAAGCGCTCGATGATGCCCACGGGGTTGATCCGCAT is a genomic window containing:
- a CDS encoding aspartate kinase, with the protein product MGRLVMKFGGTSVADIARIRNVARHVAREVNAGHEVAVVVSAMAGTTDRLVGWTREAAALHDAREYDAVVASGEQVTAGLTAIVLQEMGIPARSWQGWQVPLETDGMHGAARIMRINPVGIIERFAQGQVAVMAGFQGISTDGRITTLGRGGSDTSAVALAAALNARCDIYTDVDGVYTTDPRIVAKAQKIARISYEEMLEMASLGAKVLQTRSVELAMVYRVPLQVRSSFEAPDSPNQNTSDGGGPGTLVCDEEDIVEQQVVTGIAYSRDEGKVTVVRVPDRPGVSAAIFGPLADRGISVDMIVQNVSEDGLTDVTFTVPQKDLDRALKAIDESKDMIGYERIRSSQDVAKISVIGVGMRSHAGVAADMFKALAEKSINIQAITTSEIKVSVLIDAAYTELAVRTLHTTYDLDGE
- the prmC gene encoding peptide chain release factor N(5)-glutamine methyltransferase — protein: MAHRVDCDISLGHLLRRSRDRLRASANGTPDLDARLLLLAATGVSHEAFIADPDRIVSQEDIERLEGLIDRRLAGEPVSRILGAREFYGRKFALSAATLDPRPDTETLIDQCLAIVDVMGWRDKSLRLLDVGTGSGAIIITLLAELPHASGVATDLEFDALMMARANAERLGVGERLSLVQCNWMDTLSCRMDVILSNPPYIPTNDIATLSPEVRCHDPLLALDGGLDGLDAYRHLVPSARDLLNPGGWVLLETGDGQADAVSELCGLCGFSAHPEVAPQARDLAGLVRVVSMQLA
- a CDS encoding helix-turn-helix domain-containing protein; protein product: MDSINQSHPTTERKTSPARRPDKSNPAAEVGWFLRRERERFNCSLEDAALATRINRRYLAAIEDGDLIAFPDPDDALRYLTTYASFLGFEPAPLAQHYVTVLDRIRIHSPAERALRSTGKVVAFPGIGTLRSSTMGVLLAVFVATGIFGGAAWIIIPGLTGGSSGSLPVVRADGTPVEVGDPITTASVNSGADDTAATETAPQMEPAADNLTSQDAAPAGGTPAGDDELGGLTEFIQQNVSGTVATEPVSKPSASKDQQSRVFGTENDNSRLVLKANAPVWVRIEDRQGNVVLTKTMMVGDAYRVPNRNDLVVIARDGGALTYIVDGKESGTLGAPGEILVGRSLDLAALNKKS
- the prfA gene encoding peptide chain release factor 1, with translation MLKSDKLDRMLDRFRTIEAELSGGPEASQFVKLSKEYAELEPVAQAAEALRRAMTENDELAKLIEAPDTDRELKSMAEEERAELAQRLEALERSVKLLLIPKDAADERNVILEVRAGTGGDEAALFAGDLFRMYQRYASLKGWTVEVLTASEAEMGGYKEVIATIAGRGVFADLKFESGVHRVQRVPETENQGRIHTSAATVAVLPEAEEVDIAIDEKDLRIDVYRSSGPGGQSVNTTDSAVRITHLPTGVVVTQQDEKSQHKNKAKALKVLRARLYDLERERLDSARSAARRGQVGSGDRSERIRTYNFPQGRVTDHRINLTLYKLDQVIRGDALGELIQALVTEHQAGLLAEAEGDGA
- the ptsP gene encoding phosphoenolpyruvate--protein phosphotransferase translates to MPVSAAGPRILLRRLREVMAEPEAAQKRLDKIAALIASNMVAEVCSIYVMRPGGVLELYATEGLNPTAVHQSKLRIGEGLVGTIAAQAESLNLQDAHTHPAFKYLPETGEEIYKSFLGVPLLRAGLTLGVLVVQNRTSRLYSEDEEEALQITAMVLAEVIASGELENIAADVEVDVAHVRSHHIKGEALADGIALGHAVLHEPRVIVTNLIAEDIPAEMLRLNTSIAELQHSIDAMVQGLEAPRGDHRDVLETYRMFAHDRGWLNRMQEAVRTGLTAEAAVERVHSDNRARMLRQKDPYLRDRLHDFDDLANRLLRVLTGQSRTAASGDLPKDAILVARTMGPAELLDYDRLKLRGVVLEEGGLTSHVAIVARALGIPLVGQAAGVIDVVDTGDAIIVDGGGGEVHVRPSGDIEQAYAEKVRFYAKRQEQYAASRDIAPVTADGVRITMSINAGLLVDLPHLVESGADGIGLFRTELQFMISSSFPRMDEQVAHYRGVLDAASGKPVVFRSLDIGADKVLPYLRQAKEENPALGWRAIRMALDRPALMKLQLRALLKAAGGRELAVMFPMVAEVDEFRRARELLDEQYDYLAGKGYELPKVVRAGTMIEVPALVWQLDRLMELVDFVSIGSNDLVQFLFASDRGHPRLAGRYDPLSPAPLSIIRDIVRAGITYGVPVNLCGEMAGRPIEAMTLIGLGLRSISMAPAAVGPVKEMILKLRADKLAEYLIPLLELPEHSLRPYMMKFARDNEIPV